A single Nisaea sp. DNA region contains:
- the galU gene encoding UTP--glucose-1-phosphate uridylyltransferase GalU, translating to MPVPVRKAIFPVGGLGTRFLPATKSMPKEMLPVVDKPLIQYAVEEARAAGIEEFIFVTGRGKSAIEDHFDHAFELQSMLGERGKEEALKVVEATIPQPGQFSYTRQQEPLGLGHAVWCARNFVGMEPVAVLLADDLILNGQGCLKQMVDTYNEVGGNMVAAMEVAREETQSYGVITPGEVKGRLIEVRGLVEKPKPKDAPSNYAVIGRYILQPKVFEDLARFEKGAGGEIQLTDALARQLGLQPFNGYLFEGHRFDCGSKAGFLEANIAYALDRPDMADAVRSFLKNYA from the coding sequence ATGCCAGTACCAGTGCGGAAGGCGATCTTTCCGGTAGGGGGGCTTGGCACGCGTTTCCTGCCGGCAACCAAGTCGATGCCGAAGGAAATGCTCCCGGTTGTCGACAAGCCACTCATCCAATATGCCGTTGAAGAAGCCCGCGCCGCCGGGATAGAGGAGTTCATCTTCGTCACCGGCCGGGGCAAGTCCGCGATAGAGGATCATTTCGATCATGCGTTCGAGCTGCAATCCATGCTCGGTGAGCGTGGCAAGGAAGAGGCGCTGAAGGTTGTCGAGGCGACGATCCCGCAGCCCGGACAATTTTCCTACACTCGCCAACAGGAGCCGCTGGGGCTCGGACATGCAGTCTGGTGCGCGCGGAATTTCGTCGGCATGGAACCGGTAGCGGTTCTACTCGCGGATGACCTGATCTTGAATGGCCAAGGCTGTCTGAAGCAGATGGTCGATACCTATAACGAGGTCGGCGGAAACATGGTTGCGGCCATGGAGGTCGCACGTGAGGAAACCCAGTCGTACGGGGTCATCACGCCGGGAGAGGTTAAGGGCCGTTTGATTGAGGTGCGTGGTCTGGTGGAAAAGCCAAAACCGAAAGATGCGCCCTCGAATTATGCAGTTATCGGCCGCTATATCCTGCAGCCGAAGGTGTTTGAGGACCTGGCGCGTTTCGAGAAAGGCGCCGGTGGGGAAATCCAGCTGACGGACGCCTTGGCGCGGCAGCTTGGGCTGCAACCGTTCAACGGCTATCTTTTTGAAGGCCATCGCTTCGATTGCGGCAGTAAGGCCGGCTTCCTCGAAGCGAATATCGCGTATGCTCTCGACCGACCGGACATGGCAGATGCCGTCCGGAGTTTTTTGAAGAATTACGCCTGA